One Candidatus Saccharibacteria bacterium RAAC3_TM7_1 genomic region harbors:
- a CDS encoding hypothetical protein (RAAC3_TM7_1_926) has product MSASNVYAAMDDRKYDVHLCYIDRAGKWWFLESWPTNLQLHGGVQLAPVPGSSAFLTVPGNRPIHIDVLFPVLHGENGHEDGAVQGLANLTHIPAVGSGLGASAVCWDKLYTKQLLAQNDIPVVPYHVYHVGDEMPEYEALASRLGEQLFVKPTVAGSSIGVSKVHRKDELIPAIEKASKHSSVVLIEQAITGRELEVAVLGNPPTHRESGVGEIIPGEEFYSYEDKYATDSKAQVVTKADIPDELRREIQQIAHKSYALLGCRGLARVDFFADESGVYLNEFNTLPGFTNISQYPKLWQAEGISYASLIDTIIQLALE; this is encoded by the coding sequence ATGAGCGCTAGCAATGTCTATGCGGCGATGGATGACAGAAAATACGATGTCCACCTCTGTTATATCGATCGAGCAGGTAAATGGTGGTTCCTTGAGAGCTGGCCAACGAATCTACAGCTTCACGGTGGGGTGCAGCTTGCGCCGGTACCGGGGAGCAGTGCATTTCTGACCGTTCCCGGTAATAGGCCAATTCATATCGACGTACTTTTCCCGGTACTACATGGTGAGAATGGCCACGAAGATGGTGCCGTGCAAGGTCTTGCTAATCTGACGCATATCCCAGCGGTTGGGTCAGGTCTCGGCGCTAGCGCGGTTTGTTGGGACAAGCTCTATACTAAGCAACTGCTGGCGCAAAATGACATCCCGGTAGTACCTTACCACGTCTATCATGTGGGCGATGAAATGCCGGAGTACGAAGCGTTAGCATCGCGGCTCGGTGAGCAGCTGTTTGTAAAACCAACGGTAGCCGGCAGCTCGATCGGCGTCAGTAAAGTGCACAGGAAAGACGAGCTGATCCCCGCTATCGAGAAAGCTTCAAAGCACAGCTCAGTGGTATTGATCGAGCAGGCAATTACAGGGCGCGAGCTGGAGGTAGCGGTGCTAGGCAATCCGCCAACGCACCGCGAAAGTGGCGTCGGCGAGATTATCCCTGGTGAGGAATTTTATAGCTACGAAGACAAATATGCTACCGATAGTAAGGCGCAAGTTGTCACGAAAGCCGATATTCCTGACGAGCTGCGCCGAGAGATTCAGCAGATCGCGCATAAGTCATATGCGCTTCTTGGCTGCCGAGGCCTAGCGCGCGTCGATTTCTTTGCGGATGAGTCGGGTGTGTATCTTAATGAATTTAATACGCTGCCCGGCTTTACCAACATCAGCCAATATCCAAAATTGTGGCAAGCTGAAGGCATCTCGTACGCATCGCTGATCGATACAATTATTCAGCTTGCACTCGAGTGA
- a CDS encoding hypothetical protein (RAAC3_TM7_1_923) — translation MEMTQSIKLVGKPEDVIRDATLLQEFLEGLETAAGEIPDVGNHQEWPTYVDGLLEFQGASVTVSEKLGRTLSILLYAHGSLVTRKTLQDIVVEEGKKPNEALVRISRLRALLSKDMPRLEIESVGTGYRLKIVD, via the coding sequence ATGGAGATGACCCAGTCAATCAAGCTGGTCGGAAAGCCCGAAGACGTCATCCGAGATGCAACACTGCTGCAAGAGTTCTTGGAGGGTCTGGAGACTGCCGCGGGCGAGATCCCCGATGTCGGCAATCACCAAGAGTGGCCGACATACGTCGATGGGCTTCTGGAGTTCCAGGGCGCTAGCGTGACTGTTTCCGAGAAGCTCGGACGTACGCTGTCGATCCTCCTGTATGCTCATGGCTCACTGGTCACGCGCAAGACACTCCAAGACATCGTTGTCGAAGAAGGCAAGAAGCCCAACGAGGCACTAGTGCGGATATCACGTCTGCGCGCACTGCTGTCGAAGGACATGCCTAGACTCGAGATCGAGTCAGTGGGTACCGGCTACAGGCTCAAGATCGTCGACTGA
- a CDS encoding hypothetical protein (RAAC3_TM7_1_924), with the protein MKQKYLLWITIAGLIGIVFGIFYAVFGLEGLPIYQKIVPEAFFKKWSQGLYGASFIGFSILLLLVGRRAIQKKDHELTKILLLGIGAWLVFEAIISIIYGVYINVLVDVAIMVFLSIPLLGALRK; encoded by the coding sequence GTGAAACAGAAGTATCTTCTATGGATAACTATCGCCGGACTTATCGGTATCGTATTTGGGATTTTTTATGCAGTATTTGGACTGGAGGGCTTACCCATTTACCAAAAAATTGTACCAGAGGCATTCTTTAAAAAGTGGAGTCAGGGACTTTATGGCGCCAGTTTCATTGGGTTTAGCATTTTGCTGCTTCTAGTAGGCCGTCGTGCGATTCAGAAGAAGGATCATGAGCTTACGAAGATACTGTTGCTTGGTATTGGTGCATGGCTCGTGTTTGAGGCGATTATTTCTATAATCTACGGGGTTTATATAAACGTCCTCGTGGACGTAGCAATAATGGTGTTTCTTAGCATCCCTTTACTAGGAGCTTTGCGGAAATAG
- a CDS encoding Phosphoribosylformylglycinamidine cyclo-ligase (RAAC3_TM7_1_922), producing MTELSRRPIQDVNIELGDDASKMLYEASKHTHANRPGLVREAHESFSGFRSIPLSQFKDKDFENLEINLGFDGVGTKIEIAERMDNHSTVAHDLFAMVCDDAVVRGAEPLAIGTILDVRQLDDTEHTREALRQLAYGYVAAAGLAKVAVVNGEVAELGDRVGGFGEFNYNWGAAILWVAHKDRILTGHQIEAGNTLVGFSEHGFRSNGITDVRKAMLKEYGEDWHNKIDRSLSDVALGKLVQAPSIIYSGFMSELTGGYDIAKESLARVTGVAHITGGGQPSKIGRMLEPSGLGVEISNPNTPPDIMLKMQEIRGFDDRTAYGKWHMGPGMVVATNEPEKVLEAAEQHGVVAQEIGVVTEKPGIKIRNLGAGSDSEWLEF from the coding sequence ATGACAGAACTATCTCGCAGACCAATCCAAGACGTTAACATTGAACTAGGAGACGATGCCTCAAAAATGCTTTACGAAGCATCGAAGCATACTCACGCTAATCGACCAGGATTAGTGCGAGAAGCACATGAATCCTTCTCTGGGTTCCGTTCAATCCCTCTTTCTCAGTTTAAGGATAAAGATTTTGAAAATCTTGAAATCAATCTAGGTTTTGATGGGGTAGGTACAAAAATTGAGATAGCCGAGCGCATGGATAACCATTCGACCGTGGCTCATGACTTGTTTGCTATGGTATGTGATGATGCGGTTGTGCGGGGCGCTGAGCCACTCGCAATCGGAACAATTTTAGATGTTCGGCAGTTGGACGATACAGAACATACACGAGAGGCACTTCGTCAACTCGCATACGGTTACGTAGCGGCTGCAGGGCTTGCAAAGGTTGCTGTAGTGAATGGTGAAGTGGCAGAGCTTGGAGACCGTGTTGGAGGGTTTGGAGAGTTTAATTACAACTGGGGTGCTGCAATCTTGTGGGTCGCTCATAAAGACCGTATATTGACAGGACATCAAATTGAAGCAGGCAACACACTCGTTGGTTTTAGCGAACACGGCTTCCGTTCAAATGGAATTACTGACGTTCGCAAAGCTATGCTGAAAGAATATGGTGAAGACTGGCACAACAAAATTGACCGTTCACTGAGCGATGTAGCTCTCGGTAAACTTGTACAAGCCCCTTCGATAATCTACTCTGGCTTTATGTCTGAATTAACGGGGGGTTATGACATTGCAAAGGAATCACTTGCTAGGGTGACTGGAGTTGCTCACATAACTGGTGGTGGTCAGCCCAGTAAAATTGGAAGAATGTTAGAGCCAAGTGGGCTTGGTGTGGAGATTAGTAATCCTAATACCCCGCCCGACATTATGCTGAAGATGCAAGAGATTCGTGGCTTTGACGACAGGACGGCTTATGGAAAATGGCACATGGGGCCAGGTATGGTAGTTGCAACTAACGAACCAGAGAAAGTTCTTGAGGCTGCCGAGCAGCACGGTGTTGTTGCACAAGAGATTGGCGTAGTAACAGAAAAGCCAGGTATTAAAATTCGCAATCTTGGTGCTGGTTCAGATAGTGAGTGGCTGGAGTTTTAG